The genomic stretch GGTGGAGTCGAGGTCTTTGCCCCCGACGGCCACCATGGACGAATTAAAGGGCGTTTCCACGGGGCAGGACCTCTTCAGGGAAGACGAAGTTTTCATGCGGCTGGTCGGCCGGTGCCATCCAGGCACGCAGACCCTCGTTCAGAAGAATGTTCTTCGTGTAGAAGGTCTCGAATTCAGGGTCCTCAGCAGCGCGGATCTCCTGCGACACGAAGTCGTAGGCACGCAGGTTGAGGGCCAGGCCGATGATGCCGATGCTGCTGGTCCACAGACCCATCACCGGCACGAACAGCATGAAGAAGTGCAGCCAGCGCTTGTTGGAGAAGGCGATCCCGAAGATCTGGCTCCAGAAGCGGTTGGCGGTGACCATCGAGTAGGTCTCCTCTTCCTGGGTGGGCTCGAACGCCTTGAAGGTGTTCGCCTGCTCGGAATCCTCGAACAGGGTGTTCTCCACCGTGGCGCCGTGGATGGCACAGAGCAGAGCACCACCGAGGATGCCGGCCACTCCCATCATGTGGAACGGGTTCAGGGTCCAGTTGTGGAAGCCCTGCAGGAAGAGCAGGAAGCGGAAGATGGCGGCCACCCCGAAGCTGGGGGCGAAGAACCAGCTGCTCTGGCCCAGCGGGTACATCAGGAAGACACTGACGAAGACCGCGATCGGACCGGAGAAGGCGATGGCGTTGTAGGGACGGATGCCCACCAGACGGGCGATCTCGAACTGACGCAGCATGAAGCCGATCAGAGCGAAGGCGCCGTGCAGGGCGACGAACGGCCAGAGGCCGCCCAGCTGCACCCAGCGCACGAAGTCACCCTGGGCTTCCGGGCCCCAGAGCAGCAGCAGGCTGTGCCCCATGGCATCAGCCGGGGTGCTCACCGCGGCGGTGAGGAAGTTGCAACCCTCCAGGTAGCTGCTGGCAATGCCGTGGGTGTACCAGGAGGTGGCGAAGGTGGTGCCGGTCAGCCAGCCGCCCAGGGCCAGGTAGGCCGTGGGGAACAGCAGCAGGCCGGACCAGCCGACAAAAACAAAGCGGTCACGCTTGAGCCAGTCATCGAGGACGTCGAACCATCCCCGTGCGGCAGGCGCGCGCCCTACAGCGATCGTCATGGGTAGAAACGGTGCGGAAATCCCGCTTGGCTGTGGGATACCGGGCGATGGTAACAATGTTCACGGGCAGCGCGAGCGCGCCCGCAATGGGCTGACATTGCCCGTCTCGGCAGGGTTTCTAGGTATTTCTTCCAATTGCCCTCGCCCGCCGCCGTCCAAGATGACGGTTCACCGCCTCCCAGCCGACCCCATGGCCAACGGCGCCTCCGCCACCCGCCCTTCCCTGCTCGAGCAGCCGGTGCAGGGCTCCCGCCGCCTCTCCAACTATCTGGTGGCCTCCGTGGTCACCGCCGGCGGAATCGGCTTCCTGCTCACCAGCCTCTCCAGCCGTCTCGGCCTCGACCTGCTCCCCCTGGGCCATCCGGCCGAGCTGGAGTGGGTTCCCCAGGGACTGGTGATGGGGGCCTACGGCATCGCCGCTCTTCTGCTGTCCCTCTATCTCTGGTCGGTGATCACCCTGGACGTGGGGGCCGGCAGCAACCGATTCGATCAGGAGAGCAGCAAGGCCACCATCACCAGGCGGGGCTTCCGTCAGAAGATCGAAGTGGACATCCCCCTGCGCGAGATCCTGGCGGTGAAGGTGGATGTGCGCGATGGCCTCAATCCCCGCCGCCGGCTCTCGTTGCGGTTGCAGGGCCGCCGCGATCTGCCGCTCACCCGGGTGGGGGAACCCCTGCCCCTGGCCGAGCTGGAGCGCAGCGGCGCCGAACTGGCCCGTTTCCTCAAAGTTCCCCTCGAAGGAGTCTGAGCTGATGACGATCCGCCTCAGCCGCCTGCTGCTCCTGGGAGTGCTCCTGCTCACCCCGTTCGGGCTCGGGGCCTGTGCCGCCGATGCTCCCAAGAGTCCGCTGGGCTGCGCCGCCGCGGGCACACCCTGCCTGAGTGGTTCCGCCCTGGTGTCGCTCAAGACCAGCCGAGGGGTTGTGGAACTCGAGCTCGACGGAGATGCCGCCCCCCTCACGGCCGGAAACTTCGTCGACCTGGTGCGCCGTGGCACCTACGACAACACGGTGTTCCACCGGGTGGTCAATGAGCCCACCCCCTTCGTGGTGCAGGGAGGAGATCCCCAGAGCGCGGACCCGAAGGTTCCGGCCACCCTCTACGGCACCGGCAGCTTCATCGATCCAGCCACCGACCAGCCCCGGCTGATCCCCCTCGAGCTTGGTCTCAAGGGTGAACCGGAGCCGCGCTACGGCGTCGAGGTGGTGGATCCCGCCGAGAGCGCCAAGCTCAGCCTCAAGCACGACCGTGGAGCCCTGGCCATGGCCCGCTCGGCCGATCCCAACTCCGCCAGCGCGCAGTTCTACATCGCCCTCAAGCCCCTCACCGAGCTCGATGGCCGCTATGCGGTGTTCGGCCGGGTTGTGAAGGGGATGGACGTGGTCGACCGGATCAAGCAGGGTGACCGGCTTGTCAAGGCCACCCTCCTCAAGGGCGGCACCCTGGTGAAGGACAAGCCCTGAGCCTGGACCCGTGTCAGGCGGGAACGCGCTTGTCGGAGGCGGTGACCTTGAGGAAGGCGGTGTTCACGCCCGAGGCCCGCTCCAGGGCTACCTTGCCGGTGCGGGCGATCTCGAGGATCCCGAAGCTCTCGAGAATCTGCTCGAGGGCCACGAGTTTGCCCGGATCGCCCACCACCTCCAGGATCAGGGCATTGTCGGCCACATCCACCACCTTGGCGCGGAAGACCTCCACCAGGTCGAGGATCGCGGCTCGGTTCTCCGGCGGTGCCGCCACTTTCAGCAGCATCAGCTCCCGCTCGACCGCGGGGATGCGGGTGAGATCGATCACGTTGAGCACGTTGATCAGCTTGTTCAGCTGCTTGGTCATCTGCTCGAGGGTGTGATCGTCACCCTCCACCACCATCGTGAGGCGGGAATGGCCGCGCTGCTCGGCTGGACCCACCGCCAGGCTTTCGATGTTGAAGCCGCGGCGGGCGAACAGCCCGGAGATGCGGCTGAGGGCGCCGGATTCGTCCTGCACCAGCACCGAGAGGGTGTGTTTCATGGCCGGGGCGGCGCTCGACGGGGCATCAAGGCCCCAAATTACGTGCCGGCCGCCTGCGGCTCTGCGTCCAGCCGCTCCAGCCAGCTCAGCAGCAGCGCCTCGAAGGCTTCGGGGGCCTCGTCGTGGGGGCAGTGGCCGATCCCCTCCAGGCGCTCCAGCTGCAGATCCGGTCTGAGGCGGGCGATCAGCTCCCCCACCTCGATCGGCACCAGCCGGTCGGCCTCACCCCAGATCAGCAGCAGCGGCTGCACCAGTCGCGCCAGCAGCGCCTCGGCCGTGGCACCCCTGGGGCGCAGGGCCATGCCGATGCTCATGCCCCGCAGGGACCAGGCGGCGGTGGCCCGACGGGCCGGCCGGGCGAACAGCCGGCGCAGTTCCGCGTCACCGATCACCGGCTGGTTGTAGGCCGACTGCAGCCCCAGGTCCAGCAGGGGAGTGCGGGCGATCAGGGGCACCAGCAGTTCCAGGGGCAGCAGCCGGCAGAGAACCAGCACCAGCACCCGCTGCAGCCGCCGCCGCCAGGGGGGGCGCCGCCGCGGCACGGCCATCACCAGGCTGGGATCAGGCAGGGGCACGGCCGCCACCGCCCGCACCCACTCCGGGCTGAAAACCGCCGTGGTCAGAGCCACCAGACCACCCAGGGAGTGGCCCAGCAGCACGGCGGGCCGCTGCACCACCTGTTGCAGGAACGCCGCGCTCTGGCGGGCCCAGAGCCGGTTGTCGAGGGGCAGGGCCGGCTGGTCGGAGGCGCCGAAGCCGATCAGGTCCAGTCCGTACACACACCAGCCCGACGCCACCAGTCCGGCGACGTTGTGACGCCAGTGGCCGCTGCTGGCGGCAAAGCCATGCAGCAGCAGCAGCGGCGGATGGGAGGGGTCGCCGAGCACGCGCCAGTGGCAGGCCAGGCCGCGCCAGTGCCAGGTGCCGTGCAGACCCCAGTCGATGCCGTCCCTTGCGACAGGCTGGGCTGGAGCTGTCACCACCGGAGTCGGAGCCACGCCGAACGACCCTCACTATTGCGAAGGCGCGGCCCGGCTGCGGCTGGGGGAGGGCTTCTTTCGCCGTGACTCGCGCCCGGCCAGGGATCTGGGGGTGCTGCTGGCCCGGCGGCTGGCGGGTGTCGGCCCCCTGCGGGTGCTGGATCTGATGGCGGGCTGCGGCGTGCGCTCCCTGCGCTATGGCCTCGAGGCCGGGGCCGCCGCCATCTGGGCCAACGATGCCGATCCGGAGCGGCTGCCGCTGCTGCAGGTCAATCTGCAGCCTCTGGCGGAGCGTCTGGCCTTGCGGCTCAGTGCCCTGACGGCCCAGAAGCTCCTGGCCGATTGCCTGCTGCGCGATCAGCGCTTCGAGCTGGTGGACCTCGATGCCTTCGGTTCTCCCGCGGCGCTGCTGCCCCTGGCGCTGGAGGCCGTGCGCTTCGGCGGCGTGCTCTATCTGGCCAGCACCGATGGGCGCTCCCCCACCGGCCACGACCGTGTGGCCGCCCTGCGCTCGCTGGGGGCGGCGGCCCGGGCCCACCCCGCCAGCTGGGAGCTGGCCCTGCGCCTTCAGCTCGGGGTCGTGGCCCGGGCGGCCTGGTGCCTGGGCCGGGGCATCAGGCCGCTGCTGAGTTTCAGCGACGGCCGCACCTTCCGCACGGCCGTGCAGGTGCAGCGCAGTCCCGTCGCTCGGGAGGAAGACCAGCTGGGTCTGCTGGCCCACTGCCACGGCTGCGGGGATCAGCAGGTGCAGAGCCTCAAGCGCCTGCGGGGCTGGCAGAGCTGCGGCTGCAGCGCTGCCCCACCCCTGGCGGTGAGTGGTCCGCTCTGGATCGGTCCGCTCCAGGATGCCGACTGCCTTGGCGAGCTCTCGGCCCTGGCCGTCTCTGGCTCCATGGCTGAGGAGGGCCGGCGGCTGCTGGCCAACCTGAGTGCCGACGCGGGGGAGGGCGCGCGGGTCTGGCCGATGGCGGAGATCGCCCGGCGATCGCCCGGCGGCACGGTCCGCCTGCGGCAGCTGCAGGAGCGGTTGCGCCGGGGGGGCTGGAGCGCGGGCGTCAGTGGCGTGATGCCCGGGCAGCTGCGCACCTCAGCGCCCTGGGCGGTGGTCCTGGAGCTGGCCGCTGCGGGAGA from Synechococcus sp. CBW1107 encodes the following:
- the psbD gene encoding photosystem II D2 protein (photosystem q(a) protein); this translates as MTIAVGRAPAARGWFDVLDDWLKRDRFVFVGWSGLLLFPTAYLALGGWLTGTTFATSWYTHGIASSYLEGCNFLTAAVSTPADAMGHSLLLLWGPEAQGDFVRWVQLGGLWPFVALHGAFALIGFMLRQFEIARLVGIRPYNAIAFSGPIAVFVSVFLMYPLGQSSWFFAPSFGVAAIFRFLLFLQGFHNWTLNPFHMMGVAGILGGALLCAIHGATVENTLFEDSEQANTFKAFEPTQEEETYSMVTANRFWSQIFGIAFSNKRWLHFFMLFVPVMGLWTSSIGIIGLALNLRAYDFVSQEIRAAEDPEFETFYTKNILLNEGLRAWMAPADQPHENFVFPEEVLPRGNAL
- a CDS encoding photosystem I assembly protein Ycf4 produces the protein MANGASATRPSLLEQPVQGSRRLSNYLVASVVTAGGIGFLLTSLSSRLGLDLLPLGHPAELEWVPQGLVMGAYGIAALLLSLYLWSVITLDVGAGSNRFDQESSKATITRRGFRQKIEVDIPLREILAVKVDVRDGLNPRRRLSLRLQGRRDLPLTRVGEPLPLAELERSGAELARFLKVPLEGV
- a CDS encoding peptidylprolyl isomerase, whose translation is MTIRLSRLLLLGVLLLTPFGLGACAADAPKSPLGCAAAGTPCLSGSALVSLKTSRGVVELELDGDAAPLTAGNFVDLVRRGTYDNTVFHRVVNEPTPFVVQGGDPQSADPKVPATLYGTGSFIDPATDQPRLIPLELGLKGEPEPRYGVEVVDPAESAKLSLKHDRGALAMARSADPNSASAQFYIALKPLTELDGRYAVFGRVVKGMDVVDRIKQGDRLVKATLLKGGTLVKDKP
- the ilvN gene encoding acetolactate synthase small subunit; translated protein: MKHTLSVLVQDESGALSRISGLFARRGFNIESLAVGPAEQRGHSRLTMVVEGDDHTLEQMTKQLNKLINVLNVIDLTRIPAVERELMLLKVAAPPENRAAILDLVEVFRAKVVDVADNALILEVVGDPGKLVALEQILESFGILEIARTGKVALERASGVNTAFLKVTASDKRVPA
- a CDS encoding alpha/beta fold hydrolase; translation: MAPTPVVTAPAQPVARDGIDWGLHGTWHWRGLACHWRVLGDPSHPPLLLLHGFAASSGHWRHNVAGLVASGWCVYGLDLIGFGASDQPALPLDNRLWARQSAAFLQQVVQRPAVLLGHSLGGLVALTTAVFSPEWVRAVAAVPLPDPSLVMAVPRRRPPWRRRLQRVLVLVLCRLLPLELLVPLIARTPLLDLGLQSAYNQPVIGDAELRRLFARPARRATAAWSLRGMSIGMALRPRGATAEALLARLVQPLLLIWGEADRLVPIEVGELIARLRPDLQLERLEGIGHCPHDEAPEAFEALLLSWLERLDAEPQAAGT
- a CDS encoding N2,N2-dimethylguanosine tRNA methyltransferase; the protein is MPSLATGWAGAVTTGVGATPNDPHYCEGAARLRLGEGFFRRDSRPARDLGVLLARRLAGVGPLRVLDLMAGCGVRSLRYGLEAGAAAIWANDADPERLPLLQVNLQPLAERLALRLSALTAQKLLADCLLRDQRFELVDLDAFGSPAALLPLALEAVRFGGVLYLASTDGRSPTGHDRVAALRSLGAAARAHPASWELALRLQLGVVARAAWCLGRGIRPLLSFSDGRTFRTAVQVQRSPVAREEDQLGLLAHCHGCGDQQVQSLKRLRGWQSCGCSAAPPLAVSGPLWIGPLQDADCLGELSALAVSGSMAEEGRRLLANLSADAGEGARVWPMAEIARRSPGGTVRLRQLQERLRRGGWSAGVSGVMPGQLRTSAPWAVVLELAAAGDGTLGG